In uncultured Desulfobacter sp., one DNA window encodes the following:
- the mobB gene encoding molybdopterin-guanine dinucleotide biosynthesis protein B, translating into MDSKKNPKIVLIVGKSNSGKTTLMEKLIRELNSRGIRVGSVKHTHDTFTFDKTGKDSWRHKNAGAVASLVVTDTKIALVKEDTRPAEEKFFSYLGDVDLILGEGFKTFCLPKIEIFRKDSPHEAPLCLEDPNLVAFVTDTDIRPGEKPCFGIEDTQSLADLVEQLFWGPLSDRGA; encoded by the coding sequence ATGGACAGCAAAAAAAATCCCAAAATTGTTTTAATTGTCGGTAAATCTAATTCCGGAAAAACAACTTTGATGGAAAAGCTTATCAGAGAGCTGAATTCACGCGGAATTCGTGTAGGGTCGGTAAAACATACCCATGACACATTTACTTTTGACAAAACGGGAAAGGACAGCTGGCGGCATAAAAATGCCGGTGCGGTTGCCTCCCTTGTTGTGACGGATACAAAAATAGCCTTGGTCAAAGAGGATACCCGTCCGGCCGAAGAGAAATTTTTTAGCTATTTGGGTGATGTGGATCTTATTCTTGGTGAGGGGTTCAAGACATTTTGTCTTCCCAAGATTGAGATTTTTAGAAAAGACAGTCCCCATGAGGCTCCCCTGTGCCTTGAGGACCCCAATCTGGTCGCTTTTGTGACGGATACGGATATCCGGCCCGGAGAAAAACCGTGTTTTGGGATAGAGGATACACAATCTCTTGCTGATTTGGTTGAACAGCTTTTTTGGGGTCCATTATCCGACCGGGGAGCTTAA